The following are encoded in a window of Geobacter metallireducens GS-15 genomic DNA:
- the bioB gene encoding biotin synthase BioB, whose translation MNKSLETLAGRIIAGEQLSVEESIALSASSGTDAFALFLAASRVKEHFLGNGVDLCSIINAKSGRCPENCAFCAQSAHHTTNAPIYPLVDEDKLVACAKEAEAAGSRCYGIITSGTTIKKGEELDRICRAVRRIRETTSIAPSCSLGIIDHETAVTLREAGVETYHHNLETSRSFFPHICTTHDYEEDVETVRVAKQAGLTICCGGIFGLGETAAQRVELAMTLRELDVDSVPLNFLNPIEGTRLAGSKLISPLECLKTIALFRLILPTKKIAVCGGREQNLRDLQSWIFFAGASGTMIGNYLTTTGRPAEQDWQMLRDLELAVGGCCE comes from the coding sequence ATGAACAAATCCCTCGAAACACTGGCTGGCAGGATTATTGCCGGCGAACAACTCTCAGTGGAAGAGTCCATCGCTCTCTCGGCCTCTAGCGGAACTGATGCCTTTGCCCTCTTTCTGGCCGCAAGCCGGGTCAAGGAACACTTCCTCGGCAACGGCGTCGATCTCTGTTCCATCATTAACGCCAAATCGGGACGCTGCCCGGAAAATTGCGCCTTCTGCGCCCAGTCGGCCCACCACACCACTAACGCGCCCATCTACCCCCTTGTAGACGAAGACAAGTTAGTGGCCTGCGCCAAGGAGGCTGAAGCAGCCGGTTCCCGCTGCTATGGGATAATCACGAGCGGCACAACGATCAAAAAGGGGGAAGAACTTGACCGTATCTGCCGGGCTGTGCGCCGCATAAGAGAAACTACTTCCATTGCTCCCTCCTGCTCGCTGGGCATCATCGACCATGAAACGGCAGTGACTCTCAGGGAGGCGGGCGTCGAGACCTATCACCACAATCTGGAAACGTCCCGGAGCTTTTTCCCACATATCTGCACCACCCACGACTACGAAGAGGATGTTGAGACGGTACGGGTAGCGAAGCAGGCTGGTCTTACCATATGCTGCGGTGGTATCTTCGGCCTTGGGGAGACGGCAGCGCAACGGGTTGAGCTGGCCATGACCCTGCGGGAGCTTGACGTGGACTCGGTACCCCTCAATTTCCTTAACCCCATTGAGGGGACCCGGCTTGCGGGCTCAAAGCTCATCTCACCCCTTGAGTGCCTGAAAACCATCGCGCTTTTCCGGCTCATCCTTCCGACAAAGAAAATTGCCGTCTGCGGCGGCCGCGAGCAGAACCTGCGGGATCTGCAGTCGTGGATATTCTTCGCGGGCGCGAGCGGAACCATGATCGGCAACTACCTGACCACCACCGGCCGCCCCGCCGAGCAGGACTGGCAGATGCTCAGGGACCTGGAACTGGCTGTCGGAGGTTGTTGTGAGTAA